One genomic window of Burkholderia diffusa includes the following:
- the argH gene encoding argininosuccinate lyase has protein sequence MTSQLHKKGEAWSARFSEPMSELVKRYTSSVFFDKRLALVDIAGSLAHASMLAAQKIISADDLAAIERGMAQIKGEIERGEFEWQLDLEDVHLNIEARLTALIGDAGKRLHTGRSRNDQVATDIRLWLRGEIDRIGGLLNDLRGALIDLAEKNTDTIMPGFTHLQVAQPVTFGHHLLAYVEMFTRDAERMRDCRTRVNRLPLGAAALAGTSYPIDRHAVAKTLGFDGICANSLDAVSDRDFAIEFTAASALVMTHVSRFSEELVLWMSPRVGFIDIADRFCTGSSIMPQKKNPDVPELARGKTGRVNGHLMALLTLMKGQPLAYNKDNQEDKEPLFDTVDTVADTLRIFAEMVAGITVKPDAMRAAALQGFSTATDLADYLVKRGLPFRDAHEAVAHAVRICDDRGIDLADLTLDEMKQELPNVAHLIGDDVFGYLTLEGSVASRNHPGGTAPDQVRAAVKAARAALGK, from the coding sequence ATGACGTCCCAACTGCACAAAAAGGGCGAGGCCTGGTCGGCCCGCTTCTCGGAACCGATGTCGGAGCTGGTCAAGCGCTACACGTCGTCGGTGTTTTTCGACAAGCGCCTCGCGCTCGTCGATATCGCCGGCTCGCTCGCGCACGCGAGCATGCTCGCGGCGCAGAAGATCATCAGCGCCGACGACCTCGCCGCCATCGAACGCGGGATGGCGCAGATCAAGGGCGAGATCGAGCGCGGCGAATTCGAATGGCAGCTGGATCTCGAGGACGTCCACCTGAACATCGAGGCGCGCCTGACCGCGCTGATCGGCGACGCCGGCAAGCGCCTGCACACGGGCCGCTCGCGCAACGACCAGGTCGCGACCGACATCCGTCTGTGGCTGCGCGGCGAAATCGACCGCATCGGCGGCCTCCTGAACGACCTGCGCGGCGCGCTGATCGACCTTGCCGAGAAGAACACGGACACGATCATGCCGGGCTTCACGCACCTGCAGGTCGCGCAGCCGGTCACGTTCGGCCACCACCTGCTCGCGTACGTCGAGATGTTCACGCGTGACGCCGAACGCATGCGCGACTGCCGCACCCGCGTGAACCGCCTGCCGCTCGGCGCGGCCGCGCTCGCCGGCACCAGCTACCCGATCGACCGCCACGCCGTCGCGAAGACGCTCGGCTTCGACGGTATCTGCGCGAACTCGCTCGACGCGGTGTCGGATCGCGACTTCGCGATCGAATTCACGGCGGCATCCGCGCTCGTGATGACGCACGTATCGCGTTTCTCCGAAGAACTCGTGCTGTGGATGAGCCCGCGCGTCGGTTTCATCGACATCGCCGACCGCTTCTGCACCGGCAGCTCGATCATGCCGCAGAAGAAGAACCCGGACGTGCCCGAGCTCGCGCGCGGCAAGACGGGCCGCGTGAACGGCCACCTGATGGCGCTCCTCACGCTGATGAAGGGCCAGCCGCTCGCGTACAACAAGGACAACCAGGAAGACAAGGAGCCGCTGTTCGATACGGTCGACACCGTCGCCGACACGCTGCGCATCTTCGCCGAGATGGTCGCCGGCATCACGGTGAAGCCGGACGCGATGCGCGCGGCCGCGCTGCAAGGCTTCTCGACCGCGACCGACCTCGCCGACTATCTCGTGAAGCGCGGGCTGCCGTTCCGCGATGCGCACGAAGCCGTCGCGCATGCGGTGCGGATCTGCGACGATCGCGGGATCGACCTCGCCGACCTGACGCTCGACGAAATGAAGCAGGAACTGCCGAACGTCGCGCACCTGATCGGCGACGACGTGTTCGGCTACCTGACGCTCGAAGGTTCGGTCGCGAGCCGCAACCATCCGGGCGGCACCGCGCCCGATCAAGTGCGTGCGGCGGTGAAGGCCGCTCGCGCCGCGCTCGGCAAGTAA
- a CDS encoding HAD family hydrolase has protein sequence MTFSAALFDMDGLLVDSERTIMNTWIDVSSTHGVVLTEIDYLQIVGRSFAEGQVILARLIGDTDTFDAVRTRVRERLAAPEPHPKFPLKSGALALLETLAQAGIPCAVASSSARDVIRARLDAVGVLPFFRAIAGGDEVARGKPDPAVYRLAAERLGVPAHACVAFEDSDFGAQSAAGAGASVVTVPDLKAPTPEIVALSLHVLASLGDAVALVPSWFGRLDTQQPA, from the coding sequence ATGACCTTCTCCGCCGCGCTCTTCGACATGGACGGCCTGCTCGTCGATTCCGAGCGGACCATCATGAACACGTGGATCGACGTGTCGAGCACGCACGGCGTCGTGCTGACCGAGATCGACTACCTGCAGATCGTCGGCCGCTCGTTCGCCGAGGGCCAGGTCATTCTCGCGCGGCTCATTGGCGACACCGACACGTTCGACGCCGTGCGCACCCGCGTGCGCGAACGGCTCGCCGCGCCCGAACCCCATCCGAAGTTTCCGCTGAAGTCCGGCGCACTGGCGCTGCTCGAGACGCTCGCGCAGGCCGGCATTCCGTGCGCGGTCGCATCGTCGTCCGCGCGCGACGTGATCCGTGCGCGGCTCGACGCGGTCGGCGTGCTGCCGTTCTTCCGCGCAATCGCGGGCGGTGACGAAGTCGCGCGCGGCAAACCCGATCCGGCCGTGTACCGGCTCGCCGCCGAACGCCTAGGCGTACCGGCGCACGCGTGCGTCGCGTTCGAGGACAGCGACTTCGGCGCGCAATCGGCCGCCGGCGCGGGCGCATCGGTCGTCACGGTGCCCGACCTGAAGGCGCCGACACCCGAGATCGTCGCGCTGAGCCTGCACGTGCTCGCGTCGCTCGGCGATGCGGTCGCGCTCGTGCCGTCGTGGTTCGGCCGCCTGGATACGCAGCAGCCGGCATAG
- a CDS encoding OmpA family protein: MNMKIATRLSVFALAGALLAGCATQQGNNTAVGTGTGAALGAGIGALAGGGKGAAIGAGVGALVGGVTGYNWQAIKNKLAPSAAKTGTQVTEQPDGSLKLNVPSSVTFATNQYAITPAFTPLLNDLATTLNQNPQVTASIVGYTDSTGSAQLNQTLSQNRAQSVVNALVQRGVAGGRLSAQGMGASNPIADNATEAGRAQNRRVEIYLRAAQQ; encoded by the coding sequence ATGAACATGAAAATCGCGACTCGCCTGTCCGTCTTCGCACTCGCCGGCGCGCTGCTGGCAGGCTGCGCCACGCAGCAAGGCAACAATACGGCCGTGGGCACCGGCACGGGTGCGGCGCTGGGCGCGGGCATCGGCGCACTGGCCGGTGGCGGCAAGGGCGCGGCGATCGGCGCGGGCGTCGGCGCACTGGTCGGCGGCGTGACGGGTTACAACTGGCAAGCGATCAAGAACAAGCTCGCGCCGTCGGCAGCCAAGACGGGCACGCAGGTGACCGAGCAGCCGGACGGCTCGCTGAAGCTGAACGTGCCGAGCTCGGTGACGTTCGCGACGAACCAGTACGCGATCACGCCGGCCTTCACGCCGCTGCTGAACGACCTGGCGACGACGCTGAACCAGAACCCGCAAGTGACGGCATCGATCGTCGGCTACACGGACAGCACGGGCTCGGCACAGCTGAACCAGACGCTGTCGCAGAACCGTGCGCAGAGCGTCGTGAACGCGCTGGTGCAGCGCGGCGTCGCCGGCGGCCGCCTGTCGGCACAAGGCATGGGCGCGTCGAACCCGATCGCGGACAACGCGACCGAAGCCGGCCGCGCGCAAAACCGCCGCGTCGAGATCTACCTGCGCGCAGCACAGCAGTAA
- a CDS encoding fimbria/pilus outer membrane usher protein → MPVPTTSTALRAGCPARYAGPAAAVLALAATLALHAGAVRAQTAPVQAAASAPASLFLDVSLNGEPTHRIARFQQIDGRLYAASADLNDLGVATGDRAHESSNTLVALDALAGLRYDYDAGRQTLDLRVPDALRIPHTFDTRALAAAPPATSGRGFVLNYDAYAQTLAHAPLAVWSEARYFDPAGVFSNTGIAYLYDDRRRYVRYDTSWSHSNPGTLTTTQIGDTISSSLSWTRSLRLGGVQWRSNFGLRPDLVTFPVPALSGSAVVPTSVDLYVNNVRQFSGDVPSGPFVINSVPGITGAGNATVVTRDALGRSIATTIPLYVDTRLLAPGLASYSAEAGFLRRAYGNDSFDYARTPAASGSLRYGISERLTVEAHAEATAGVYNAGAGTLARLGERGVANASLAVSAPGRTGVQAGVGYQYVTPRFSIDAQTLRAFGDYGDLGSREGVPVSRATDRITVSFPFLRAQTLSFSYLGLKYPGIAPSRIGSIAYLVNLGGLTSITFSGFQDFRQHDARGFFVSLSVGLGGNTSVSANAGRQNGDSTYTLNATRPPDYGGGVGWNVQAGANAGIRYAQGQLQYLGRAGQVTLLAQSFDGRGNASVDVTGAFVLMDGRLMTARRVDDGFALVSTDTGRVPVLHQNRLIGETDRAGYLLVPDLNAYQSNRVAIDGTALPADARIADTTLDVVPQARSGVLAHFAVSRYSAASIALRAPDGTPLPPGLEVRHVESGQRTIVGYDGLTFVDGLVANNHLEISGGGRDCAVEFAYRRPDDGTLPRIGPLTCGPR, encoded by the coding sequence TTGCCCGTTCCGACGACGAGCACGGCCCTCCGGGCTGGCTGCCCCGCACGATATGCCGGGCCCGCCGCCGCGGTGCTTGCACTCGCGGCGACGCTGGCGCTGCATGCCGGCGCCGTCCGTGCGCAGACCGCGCCGGTGCAGGCGGCGGCATCCGCGCCCGCTTCACTGTTTCTCGATGTGTCGCTCAATGGTGAGCCGACGCACCGCATCGCCCGTTTTCAGCAAATCGACGGCCGGCTGTACGCGGCGTCCGCCGACCTGAACGACCTGGGCGTCGCCACAGGCGACCGCGCGCACGAGTCGTCGAACACGCTCGTCGCGCTCGATGCGCTCGCGGGGCTGCGCTACGACTACGACGCGGGGCGGCAGACGCTCGACCTGCGTGTGCCCGATGCGCTGCGCATCCCGCACACGTTCGATACGCGCGCTCTCGCGGCCGCGCCGCCGGCCACCTCCGGGCGCGGCTTCGTGCTGAACTACGACGCGTACGCGCAGACCCTCGCCCACGCACCGCTCGCGGTCTGGAGCGAGGCGCGCTATTTCGATCCGGCCGGCGTATTCAGCAACACCGGCATCGCGTACCTGTACGACGACCGCCGGCGCTACGTGCGCTACGACACGTCGTGGAGCCACTCGAACCCCGGCACGCTCACGACGACCCAGATCGGCGACACGATTTCGTCGTCGTTGTCATGGACCCGCTCGCTGCGCCTCGGCGGCGTGCAGTGGCGCAGCAACTTCGGCCTGCGCCCCGACCTCGTCACGTTTCCGGTGCCTGCGCTGTCCGGCAGCGCGGTGGTGCCCACCTCGGTCGACCTGTACGTGAACAACGTGCGCCAGTTCAGCGGCGACGTGCCGAGCGGGCCGTTCGTGATCAACAGCGTGCCCGGCATCACCGGCGCGGGCAACGCGACGGTCGTCACACGCGACGCGCTCGGCCGCTCGATCGCGACAACCATCCCGCTGTACGTCGACACGCGCCTGCTCGCCCCCGGCCTCGCCAGCTATTCGGCGGAAGCCGGGTTCCTGCGTCGCGCGTATGGCAACGATTCGTTCGACTATGCGCGCACGCCGGCGGCGAGCGGCTCGCTGCGCTACGGCATCAGCGAGCGGCTGACCGTCGAGGCGCACGCGGAAGCGACGGCCGGCGTCTACAACGCGGGCGCCGGCACGCTCGCACGCCTCGGGGAACGCGGCGTGGCGAACGCGTCGCTGGCGGTCAGCGCACCGGGTCGCACGGGCGTGCAGGCCGGCGTCGGCTACCAGTACGTGACGCCGCGCTTCTCGATCGATGCGCAGACGCTGCGCGCGTTCGGCGACTACGGCGACCTCGGCAGCCGCGAAGGCGTGCCGGTCTCGCGCGCCACCGACCGCATCACCGTCTCGTTTCCGTTCCTGCGCGCGCAGACGCTGTCGTTCAGCTATCTCGGCCTCAAGTATCCGGGCATCGCCCCGTCGCGGATCGGCTCGATCGCGTACCTCGTCAATCTCGGCGGGCTGACCTCGATCACGTTCAGCGGCTTCCAGGACTTCCGGCAGCACGACGCACGCGGCTTCTTCGTGAGCCTGAGCGTCGGGCTCGGCGGCAACACGTCCGTCTCGGCGAATGCCGGCCGGCAGAACGGCGACTCGACCTACACGCTGAACGCGACGCGGCCGCCCGATTACGGCGGCGGCGTCGGCTGGAATGTGCAGGCGGGCGCCAACGCGGGCATCCGCTACGCGCAGGGGCAGCTGCAGTATCTCGGCCGCGCCGGGCAGGTCACGCTGCTCGCGCAATCGTTCGACGGGCGCGGCAACGCGTCGGTCGACGTCACGGGCGCATTCGTGCTGATGGACGGCCGGCTGATGACCGCGCGCCGCGTCGACGACGGTTTCGCGCTCGTCTCGACCGACACCGGACGCGTGCCCGTGCTGCACCAGAACCGGCTGATCGGCGAGACGGACCGGGCCGGCTACCTGCTCGTGCCCGACCTGAATGCGTACCAGAGCAATCGCGTCGCGATCGACGGCACGGCGCTGCCCGCCGACGCACGGATCGCCGACACGACGCTCGACGTCGTGCCGCAGGCGCGCTCAGGCGTGCTCGCGCACTTCGCGGTGAGCCGCTACAGCGCCGCGTCGATCGCGCTGCGCGCGCCGGACGGCACGCCGCTGCCGCCCGGGCTCGAGGTTCGCCACGTCGAGAGCGGCCAGCGCACGATTGTCGGCTACGACGGCCTGACCTTCGTCGACGGCCTCGTCGCGAACAATCACCTCGAAATCTCCGGCGGCGGCCGCGACTGCGCCGTCGAATTCGCGTACCGGCGCCCGGACGACGGCACGCTGCCGCGCATCGGACCGCTGACCTGCGGCCCCCGGTAG
- the sodC gene encoding superoxide dismutase [Cu-Zn], producing MNQRHHGVHAGRARRALLVAAALGLLAGCTSFSSSHEKRADAQLQPTVGSQARGAVTLVERPDGVQVTYNLVGLPPNSDHALQVHERGDCNAGDGSSAGQVFAPAADRLRAGARVAGDLGNIHADANGVAAGFIVAPDLALDGVRSALNRAALVHRDPSDPAFPQHGAGPALACGVIR from the coding sequence ATGAACCAACGACATCACGGCGTGCACGCCGGCCGCGCGCGGCGCGCGCTGCTGGTCGCCGCCGCGCTGGGCCTGCTGGCCGGCTGTACCTCTTTTTCCTCGTCGCACGAAAAGCGCGCCGATGCGCAACTGCAGCCGACCGTCGGCTCGCAGGCGCGCGGCGCGGTGACGCTCGTCGAACGCCCGGACGGCGTCCAGGTCACGTACAACCTGGTCGGCCTGCCGCCGAACAGCGATCACGCGCTGCAGGTGCACGAGCGCGGCGATTGCAACGCGGGCGACGGCTCGAGCGCCGGCCAGGTGTTCGCGCCGGCCGCCGACCGGCTGCGCGCCGGCGCGCGCGTCGCCGGCGATCTCGGCAACATCCACGCCGATGCAAACGGCGTCGCGGCCGGTTTCATCGTCGCACCCGATCTGGCCCTCGACGGCGTGCGCTCCGCGCTGAATCGCGCGGCGCTGGTGCATCGCGACCCGAGCGACCCGGCGTTTCCGCAGCATGGAGCGGGCCCTGCGCTGGCCTGCGGCGTGATCCGTTGA
- the apbC gene encoding iron-sulfur cluster carrier protein ApbC produces MSIDRAHVDAALAAVVDPNTGRPYAANKGVRNVAIDGDAVAVDVVLGYPARSQHDDVRARIADALKAVPGVRDARVAVSQEIVAHTVQRGVKLLPNVKNIVAVASGKGGVGKSTTAVNLALALAAEGASVGILDADIYGPSLPTMLGIHGQRPESPDNQSMNPLVGHGLQANSIGFLIEEDNPMVWRGPMATSALEQLLRQTNWRELDYLIVDMPPGTGDIQLTLAQRVPVTGAVIVTTPQDIALLDAKKGLKMFEKVGIPILGIVENMSIHICSNCGHEEHIFGAGGAERMAQDYGVTVLGSLPLDIAIRERADSGMPTVVAEPDGALARRYRDIARGVALAIAERARDMTSKFPSIVVQNT; encoded by the coding sequence ATGAGCATTGACCGGGCACACGTCGACGCCGCACTGGCGGCTGTCGTCGACCCTAATACCGGCCGTCCGTACGCGGCGAACAAGGGCGTGCGCAACGTCGCGATCGACGGCGACGCCGTGGCGGTCGACGTGGTGCTCGGCTATCCCGCGCGCAGCCAGCACGACGACGTGCGCGCGCGCATCGCCGATGCGCTGAAGGCCGTGCCGGGCGTGCGCGACGCGCGCGTCGCCGTGTCGCAGGAGATCGTCGCGCACACGGTCCAGCGCGGTGTGAAGCTGCTGCCGAACGTGAAGAACATCGTCGCGGTCGCATCGGGCAAGGGCGGCGTCGGCAAGAGCACGACGGCCGTGAACCTCGCGCTCGCGCTTGCCGCGGAAGGCGCGTCGGTCGGCATTCTCGACGCTGACATCTACGGTCCGTCGCTGCCGACCATGCTCGGCATTCACGGCCAGCGCCCCGAGTCGCCGGACAACCAGTCGATGAATCCGCTGGTCGGCCATGGGCTGCAGGCAAACTCGATCGGCTTCCTGATCGAGGAAGACAACCCGATGGTGTGGCGCGGTCCGATGGCCACGTCGGCGCTCGAGCAGTTGCTGCGGCAGACCAACTGGCGCGAGCTCGACTACCTGATCGTCGACATGCCGCCGGGCACGGGCGACATCCAGCTCACGCTCGCGCAGCGCGTGCCGGTGACGGGCGCCGTGATCGTGACGACGCCGCAGGACATCGCGCTGCTCGACGCGAAGAAGGGCCTGAAGATGTTCGAGAAGGTCGGGATTCCGATCCTTGGTATCGTCGAGAACATGAGCATCCACATCTGCTCGAACTGCGGCCACGAAGAGCACATCTTCGGCGCGGGCGGCGCCGAGCGGATGGCGCAGGATTACGGCGTGACCGTGCTCGGCAGCCTGCCGCTCGACATCGCGATCCGCGAGCGCGCCGACAGTGGCATGCCGACGGTCGTGGCCGAACCGGATGGCGCGCTGGCGCGGCGCTACCGCGACATCGCGCGCGGGGTCGCGCTGGCGATCGCCGAGCGCGCGCGCGACATGACGTCGAAGTTCCCGTCGATCGTTGTTCAAAATACGTAA
- the dcd gene encoding dCTP deaminase → MSIKSDKWIRRMAEEHKMIEPFVPDQVRASEDGRRIVSYGTSSYGYDIRCADEFKIFTNINSTIVDPKNFDEGSFVDFKGDVCIIPPNSFALARTVEYFRIPRTVLTVCLGKSTYARCGIIVNVTPFEPEWEGYVTLEFSNTTPLPAKIYANEGVAQVLFFESDEVCDVSYADRGGKYQGQRGVTLPKT, encoded by the coding sequence ATGAGCATCAAGTCCGACAAGTGGATTCGGCGCATGGCCGAAGAACACAAGATGATCGAGCCGTTCGTGCCCGATCAGGTTCGCGCGTCCGAGGACGGTCGCAGGATCGTCAGCTACGGCACGTCGAGCTACGGCTACGACATCCGCTGCGCGGACGAATTCAAGATCTTCACGAACATCAACTCGACGATCGTCGATCCGAAGAACTTCGACGAAGGTTCGTTTGTCGATTTCAAGGGCGACGTGTGCATCATCCCGCCGAACTCGTTCGCGCTGGCCCGCACCGTCGAATATTTCCGCATTCCGCGCACCGTGCTCACCGTCTGCCTCGGCAAGTCGACGTACGCGCGCTGCGGGATCATCGTCAACGTGACGCCGTTCGAACCCGAGTGGGAAGGCTACGTCACGCTGGAATTCTCGAATACCACGCCGCTGCCCGCGAAGATCTACGCGAACGAAGGTGTCGCGCAGGTGCTGTTCTTCGAAAGCGACGAAGTGTGCGACGTGTCGTACGCGGATCGCGGCGGCAAGTATCAGGGTCAGCGCGGTGTCACGCTGCCGAAAACCTGA
- a CDS encoding lysozyme inhibitor LprI family protein, giving the protein MAAQGQIRTMRAALAALVVWASWSAGPAGLNVAHAEVAAADPIDVAMRQCLARRDRSSTAGQIQCMGEAQQQWQAVMDSAYQRLTNDAPADAKRGWQDSQRHWITWRKDEVHLLKAVYDTTRGTAYAMSSADMQLQPVRDRALALRAAADRYAPPPVAVAAAATSRAQGDTQGGAGTAPGTAAAATGKPANAPRDPAIRRVRPCVQDAACEHALFDLNRYYQKLRRKMPAHSAATLVRAQRAWVAFRDATAPLVGEDGRVDLIGARIATMKRLSETAGNN; this is encoded by the coding sequence ATGGCGGCGCAGGGACAAATCCGGACGATGCGCGCGGCGCTGGCCGCGCTCGTTGTCTGGGCGAGCTGGTCGGCAGGGCCGGCGGGGTTGAACGTCGCGCACGCGGAAGTGGCGGCGGCCGACCCGATCGACGTCGCGATGCGGCAGTGTCTTGCGCGGCGCGACCGATCGTCGACGGCCGGCCAGATCCAGTGCATGGGCGAAGCGCAGCAGCAGTGGCAGGCGGTGATGGACAGCGCGTATCAGCGCCTGACGAACGACGCGCCGGCCGACGCGAAGCGCGGCTGGCAGGACAGCCAACGCCACTGGATCACGTGGCGCAAGGATGAAGTTCATCTGCTGAAGGCCGTGTACGACACGACGCGCGGCACCGCGTACGCGATGTCGAGCGCCGATATGCAGCTGCAGCCCGTGCGCGATCGCGCATTGGCGCTGCGCGCGGCGGCCGACCGCTATGCGCCGCCGCCTGTCGCCGTTGCGGCCGCGGCTACGAGCCGTGCGCAGGGCGATACCCAGGGCGGTGCGGGCACGGCGCCAGGCACTGCGGCGGCAGCCACCGGCAAGCCGGCGAACGCGCCGCGCGATCCGGCGATACGCCGCGTGCGGCCGTGCGTGCAGGATGCCGCGTGTGAACATGCGCTGTTCGATTTGAACCGCTATTACCAGAAGCTGCGTCGCAAGATGCCCGCGCATTCGGCCGCGACGCTCGTGCGTGCGCAACGCGCGTGGGTCGCGTTCCGCGATGCGACGGCGCCGCTCGTCGGCGAGGACGGACGCGTCGATCTGATCGGCGCGCGCATCGCGACGATGAAGCGGCTGTCGGAGACGGCCGGCAACAACTGA
- a CDS encoding arginine/lysine/ornithine decarboxylase: MKFRFPVVIIDEDFRSENISGSGIRALAEAIEKEGVEVLGLTSYGDLTSFAQQSSRASCFILSIDDDELMLGETGPDGELPELATAIIELRAFVTEVRRRNADIPIFLYGETRTSRHLPNDILRELHGFIHMFEDTPEFVARHIIREAKVYLDSLAPPFFKELVKYADEGSYSWHCPGHSGGVAFLKNPLGQMFHQFFGENMLRADVCNAVDELGQLLDHTGPVAASERNAARIFSADHLFFVTNGTSTSNKIVWHATVAPGDIVLVDRNCHKSILHAITMTGAIPVFLTPTRNHFGIIGPIPRDEFKPENIRKKIEANPFAREAMRENPDLKPRILTITQSTYDGVVYNVEMIKDLLGDLLDTLHFDEAWLPHATFHPFYRDMHAIGDGRPRTGALVFATHSTHKLLAGISQASQIVVQDSENRTFDKHRFNEAYLMHTSTSPQYAIIASCDVAAAMMEPPGGTALVEESIAEAIDFRRAMRKVDAEYGDDWFFSVWGPDDLSEEGIGSREDWMLKPNDHWHGFGPLAEGFNMLDPIKATIITPGLDVDGEFGETGIPAAIVTKYLAEHGIIVEKTGLYSFFIMFTIGITKGRWNSMVTELQQFKDDYDNNQPLWRVLPEFVAQHPRYERVGLRDLCTQIHDVYRANDIARLTTEMYLSDMEPAMKPSDAFAKLAHRKIDRVPLDELEGRVTSILLTPYPPGIPLLIPGERFNKTIVNYLRFARDFNERFPGFHTDIHGLVAEEVNGRVEYFVDCVRD, translated from the coding sequence ATGAAGTTTCGTTTCCCCGTCGTCATCATCGACGAAGATTTCCGCTCCGAGAACATCTCGGGCTCCGGCATCCGGGCGTTGGCCGAAGCGATCGAGAAGGAGGGCGTCGAAGTCCTCGGCCTCACGAGCTACGGCGATCTGACGTCGTTCGCGCAGCAGTCGAGCCGCGCGTCGTGCTTCATCCTGTCGATCGACGACGACGAACTCATGCTCGGCGAAACGGGCCCGGACGGCGAGCTGCCCGAACTCGCGACCGCGATCATCGAGTTGCGCGCGTTCGTCACCGAAGTGCGCCGCCGCAACGCGGACATCCCGATCTTCCTGTACGGCGAGACGCGCACGTCGCGCCACCTGCCGAACGACATCCTGCGCGAGCTGCACGGCTTCATCCACATGTTCGAGGACACGCCGGAGTTCGTCGCGCGCCACATCATCCGCGAGGCGAAGGTCTATCTCGACTCGCTCGCGCCGCCGTTCTTCAAGGAACTGGTGAAGTACGCGGACGAAGGCTCGTATTCGTGGCACTGCCCGGGCCACTCGGGCGGCGTCGCGTTCCTGAAGAACCCGCTCGGCCAGATGTTCCACCAGTTCTTCGGCGAGAACATGCTGCGCGCGGACGTCTGCAACGCGGTCGACGAACTCGGCCAGCTGCTCGATCACACGGGGCCGGTCGCGGCGTCCGAGCGCAATGCGGCGCGCATCTTCAGCGCGGACCACCTGTTCTTCGTGACCAACGGCACGTCGACGTCGAACAAGATCGTCTGGCATGCGACGGTCGCACCCGGCGACATCGTGCTGGTCGACCGCAACTGCCACAAGTCGATCCTGCACGCGATCACGATGACGGGCGCGATTCCGGTGTTCCTCACGCCGACGCGCAACCACTTCGGCATCATCGGGCCGATCCCGCGCGATGAGTTCAAGCCGGAGAACATCCGCAAGAAGATCGAGGCGAACCCGTTCGCACGCGAGGCGATGCGCGAGAACCCGGACCTGAAGCCGCGCATCCTGACGATCACGCAGAGCACGTACGACGGTGTGGTCTACAACGTCGAGATGATCAAGGACCTGCTCGGCGACCTGCTCGACACGCTGCACTTCGACGAAGCGTGGCTGCCGCACGCGACGTTCCACCCGTTCTACCGCGACATGCACGCGATCGGCGACGGCCGTCCGCGCACGGGCGCGCTCGTGTTCGCGACGCATTCGACGCACAAGCTGCTCGCGGGCATCTCGCAGGCGTCGCAGATCGTCGTGCAGGATTCGGAGAACCGCACGTTCGACAAGCACCGCTTCAACGAGGCGTACCTGATGCACACGTCGACGAGCCCGCAGTACGCGATCATCGCGTCGTGCGACGTCGCGGCCGCGATGATGGAGCCGCCGGGCGGCACCGCGCTCGTCGAGGAATCGATCGCCGAGGCGATCGACTTCCGTCGCGCGATGCGCAAGGTCGACGCCGAATACGGCGACGACTGGTTCTTCAGCGTGTGGGGTCCGGACGACCTTTCGGAAGAAGGCATCGGCTCGCGCGAGGACTGGATGCTGAAGCCGAACGACCACTGGCACGGCTTCGGCCCGCTGGCGGAAGGCTTCAACATGCTCGACCCGATCAAGGCGACGATCATCACGCCGGGGCTCGACGTCGACGGCGAATTCGGCGAGACAGGCATTCCCGCCGCGATCGTCACGAAGTACCTGGCGGAGCACGGGATCATCGTCGAGAAGACGGGCCTGTACTCGTTCTTCATCATGTTCACGATCGGCATTACGAAGGGCCGCTGGAACTCGATGGTGACCGAGCTGCAGCAGTTCAAGGACGACTACGACAACAACCAGCCGCTGTGGCGCGTGCTGCCGGAATTCGTCGCGCAGCATCCGCGCTACGAGCGTGTCGGCCTGCGCGACCTCTGCACGCAGATCCACGACGTCTACCGCGCGAACGACATCGCTCGCCTGACGACGGAGATGTACCTGTCGGACATGGAGCCGGCGATGAAGCCGTCGGACGCGTTCGCGAAGCTCGCGCACCGCAAGATCGACCGCGTGCCGCTCGACGAGCTCGAAGGCCGCGTGACGAGCATCCTGCTCACGCCGTACCCGCCGGGCATTCCGCTGCTGATCCCGGGCGAGCGCTTCAACAAGACGATCGTGAACTACCTGCGGTTCGCGCGCGACTTCAACGAGCGCTTCCCGGGCTTCCACACCGACATCCACGGTCTCGTCGCGGAAGAAGTGAACGGTCGCGTCGAGTACTTCGTCGATTGCGTGCGCGACTGA